In Hwangdonia lutea, a single window of DNA contains:
- a CDS encoding peroxiredoxin, whose amino-acid sequence MATIRLGDEAPNFTAQTSEGTIDFHDWLGDSWGVLFSHPADYTPVCTTELGTVAKYKDEFDKRNTKVVALSVDGLESHHGWIKDINETQNTTVNFPIIADEDKKVSKLYDMIHPNADNNLTVRSVFVIDNNKKVKLIITYPASTGRNFDELLRVIDSLQLTAYHKVATPANWQNGDDCVVVPAVATADIPAIFPKGFKEVKPYLRMTPQPNLN is encoded by the coding sequence ATGGCAACCATTAGATTAGGTGATGAAGCACCGAATTTTACCGCACAAACTTCAGAAGGAACAATTGATTTTCATGACTGGTTGGGCGATAGTTGGGGTGTTTTGTTTTCGCACCCTGCAGATTATACGCCTGTTTGCACGACCGAATTAGGTACAGTGGCTAAATATAAAGATGAATTCGATAAGCGCAATACCAAAGTAGTCGCTTTAAGTGTAGACGGTTTAGAGTCGCACCACGGATGGATAAAAGATATTAACGAAACCCAAAATACAACGGTTAATTTCCCTATTATCGCTGATGAAGACAAAAAGGTTTCAAAGCTTTATGATATGATTCACCCGAATGCCGATAATAATCTTACCGTGCGCTCGGTTTTTGTGATTGACAATAATAAAAAGGTGAAGCTTATAATAACATATCCCGCGTCAACGGGTAGAAATTTTGATGAACTGTTGCGCGTTATCGATTCGCTGCAACTCACGGCTTATCACAAAGTAGCAACACCAGCCAATTGGCAAAATGGAGACGACTGCGTGGTGGTTCCGGCAGTGGCAACAGCCGATATTCCTGCGATATTCCCAAAAGGATTTAAAGAAGTTAAGCCTTATTTAAGAATGACGCCACAACCTAATTTAAATTAG